TTGTCGTAGCCCACATAGTAACCACTCATCACATCATTCATATCTACATCGTGAATGGAGCCAAATGTATGGTTTAAGTTCAGCGGCTTTAAAATCTCTTCTTTTACATATTCAAAATGGTCATAACCCAATACTTTATTCATCATTCGGCCGAGCAGTAAATAATTCGTGTTGGAATATTCATAATCGCGGTCAGGCTTAAAATTTGCAGGTTTATCCAGTATTAAGGCAAGCTTTTCATCATCATTTTTTTTCGGGTGAACCCAATAATTGTAGGAATCAGTATAATTGGGAATGCCACTCCGGTGTTGTACCATCATTTTCACGGTAATTTCGCCGGCATACTCAATTCTGTTGCCCAACTCAGGCAAATAATCAAGAAGCGTTTTATTCAGAGAGAGTTTGCCACTTCTTACCAGTTTTGCGACCGATAATGCATTGTACAGCTTACCCACACTGGCTATTTTGAACAAAGCATTGGGGTCGGCAGGTATTTTGTTTTCACGGTTTTTATAACCGGCTACGTACAATCTGGCAGGTTTTCCGGCTTCATCCACATAAACAACTATGCCGTCAAATCCATAATCCATGGCTTTATTCACCTGCTCCTGAACGGTTTCGGGCAAGGGTGCTAACCATGCCTTTACAATGGGCCATGGAACAAAAAAT
This Lentimicrobiaceae bacterium DNA region includes the following protein-coding sequences:
- a CDS encoding beta-lactamase family protein, which codes for MQKNTIKRIIQLLLLVGTVISLFFVPWPIVKAWLAPLPETVQEQVNKAMDYGFDGIVVYVDEAGKPARLYVAGYKNRENKIPADPNALFKIASVGKLYNALSVAKLVRSGKLSLNKTLLDYLPELGNRIEYAGEITVKMMVQHRSGIPNYTDSYNYWVHPKKNDDEKLALILDKPANFKPDRDYEYSNTNYLLLGRMMNKVLGYDHFEYVKEEILKPLNLNHTFGSIHDVDMNDVMSGYYVGYDKDLKTEDNGSMLATAEDLGKFIRALNNGSVFKDEKEKEIYSSLYKFGHTGLIPGYQTLAWYEKEIDAVVIQFTNTVDFNGYNWNLSEVMYNRIVRIIKQNSRQ